The Chamaesiphon minutus PCC 6605 DNA window TCAACGCACCAAGAAAAAGCGATTGAAAAATGGCAAGACAGTTGAATATCCTCTAGTTGAAGGAAAGCGCGATTTAGATAACATTTCGCATTGGTTTTGGCATTATCAGATACTGAAAAGCTGCATGACTATTTGCATGATAACTTTGTCATTGTCTATGTATTCCACAACGAGTTTTGCCTTCAATCCGCAACATTAGAAAATCTACCAATGCTGGGGTCGAATTTAACCTTGCAAGTGCCCACACTTCCATTCCGATTCTTACTGACGATAATCTCCATCAC harbors:
- a CDS encoding DnaB-like helicase C-terminal domain-containing protein encodes the protein MVTPSLTLILGLLLYRDEYYNSDSLEPGVMEIIVSKNRNGSVGTCKVKFDPSIGRFSNVAD